From Echeneis naucrates chromosome 7, fEcheNa1.1, whole genome shotgun sequence, one genomic window encodes:
- the gabrd gene encoding gamma-aminobutyric acid receptor subunit delta encodes MEMPTFLLSGLALLFVGGDVFTRAMLSDIGDYVGSDIEISWLPNLDDLMKGYARNFRPGIGGPPVNVAMAIEVASIDHISEANMEYTMTVFLRQSWHDDRLSYNHTNKTLGLDSRFVDKLWLPDTFIVNAKSAWFHDVTVENKLIRLQPNGVILYSSRITSTVACDMDLTKYPMDEQECMLDLESYGYSSEDIVYHWSESQTHIHGLDKLELSQFTITDYRFVTEMMNFKSAGRFPRLSLRFQLRRNRGVYIIQSYMPSILLVAMSWVSFWISQSAVPARVSLGITTVLTMTTLMVSARSSLPRASAIKALDVYFWICYVFVFAALIEYAFAHYNADYRLKEKAKVKANKLSSESIVKNGKQAMVLFSLSVTGMNQGVMISSRPSRSQRSNTEIPGEVGTEEVEPRRRRSKQVEESEEERKCCSKCVCKPIDADTIDIYARAVFPFTFAVVNVIYWVAYTM; translated from the exons GGCCATGCTGAGTGACATTGGCGACTATGTAGGTTCAGACATAGAAATATCCTGGTTACCTAATCTGGATGATTTAATGAAGGGCTATGCCAGAAATTTTCGCCCTGGGATAGGAG GTCCACCAGTGAACGTGGCCATGGCTATTGAAGTGGCCAGCATCGACCACATTTCTGAAGCCAACATG GAATACACCATGACTGTCTTCCTGCGGCAGAGCTGGCATGATGACCGCCTGTCCTACAATCACACCAACAAGACACTCGGTTTGGACAGTCGCTTTGTGGACAAGCTGTGGCTTCCTGACACTTTCATCGTCAATGCCAAATCTGCTTGGTTCCACGACGTGACTGTGGAGAACAAGCTGATCCGCCTGCAGCCCAATGGAGTCATTCTATATAGCAGCCG AATCACTTCAACTGTGGCGTGTGACATGGACCTGACCAAGTATCCCATGGATGAGCAGGAGTGTATGCTGGACCTGGAGAGTT ATGGTTACTCCTCAGAAGACATTGTGTATCACTGGTCAGAGAGTCAGACACACATCCATGGCCTGGACAAACTGGAACTCTCCCAGTTCACCATCACAGACTATCGGTTTGTCACTGAGATGATGAACTTCAAATCTG cggGAAGATTTCCAAGGCTCAGTCTTCGCTTTCAGCTGAGACGTAATCGAGGCGTCTACATCATCCAATCATACATGCCTTCAATTTTACTGGTTGCCATGTCTTGGGTGTCCTTTTggatcagtcagtcagcagtCCCTGCTCGTGTATCGTTAG GTATCACGACCGTTCTCACTATGACCACATTGATGGTGAGCGCCCGGTCCTCCCTGCCACGAGCGTCGGCCATCAAGGCTTTAGACGTCTACTTCTGGATCTGTTATGTCTTTGTGTTCGCAGCCCTCATTGAGTATGCATTCGCACACTACAATGCTGACTACCGACTCAAAGAGAAGGCCAAGGTGAAGGCCAACAAGCTCAGCTCTGAG TCCATTGTAAAGAATGGCAAACAGGCTATGGTTCTGTTTTCCCTCTCCGTCACGGGCATGAACCAAGGTGTCATGATCTCTAGCCGTCCCAGCCGGAGTCAGCGCTCCAACACCGAGATCCCCGGGGAGGTTGGCACCGAGGAGGTCGAGCCCAGACGGAGAAGGTCCAAGCAGGTGGAAGAGagcgaggaggagaggaagtgctGTTCCAAGTGCGTCTGCAAGCCCATCGATGCCGACACCATCGATATCTATGCCAGGGCTGTGTTTCCTTTCACTTTCGCTGTGGTGAACGTGATCTACTGGGTGGCATACACCATGTGA
- the LOC115046857 gene encoding transmembrane protein 26: MCHLLNILLALLSRFLFAAHGVATVWRVVAVKGEPLYWLLLTGVALLGLEMAVTLKCTRNAEWKWFSPMVFLYLSTVIPSIWFLELSLLQSKLPVNNSSVPELHLLAHIPISAGVELDPENWVAGLEQTMLIVLVVGRWLMPKGDMSRDQLSQLLMVYVGLGADILDIFDTFREPEVKTNRTVVIIGLSLFSWALMQFPLVLTQTQPPKGESPAQRTGGLFCCSRAPSSLSSCCSSEVWSLLLTVGLQDGPFLLYRLYLMFEEQVLNQLMIFFTCKNILIVLLELYRIVVVQCEQQVGAYGLEKCAALVIWSRTQRGGETEEQEEQGDTAREECCREQGSPTNTEKGTEREEDQRGIQEIRKGKLKHMPQIHGVSRFTHQQLLSAMGCDANVYTIYHIFD; the protein is encoded by the exons ATGTGTCATCTGTTGAACATCCTACTGGCTTTGCTGAGCCGCTTCCTGTTTGCAGCCCATGGGGTGGCGACAGTGTGGCGTGTGGTGGCCGTCAAAGGGGAGCCGCTCTATTGGCTGCTGCTGACGGGCGTGGCTCTTCTGGGCTTGGAGATGGCAGTCACTCTGAAATGCACCCGTAACGCAGAGTGGAAATG GTTCTCCCCCATGGTTTTCCTCTACCTCAGTACTGTCATCCCGTCCATTTGGTTTCTGGAGCTGAGCTTGCTGCAGTCCAAGCTGCCGGTCAACAACTCCTCTGTACCTGAGCTTCATTTGCTGGCTCACATCCCGATCTCAGCG GGCGTGGAGCTGGACCCAGAGAACTGGGTGGCAGGCCTGGAGCAAACCATGCTCATTGTGTTAGTTGTGGGTCGGTGGCTGATGCCCAAGGGAGACATGTCCCGGGACCAGTTATCACAGCTCCTCATGGTCTACGTGGGACTGGGTGCTGACATTCTGGATATCTTCGACACTTTCAGGGAGCCTGAAGTGAAAACCAACCGGACGGTAGTCATCATCGGCCTGTCCCTTTTCTCATGGGCACTCATGCAGTTTCCTCTGGTACTCACTCAGACACAGCCCCCCAAAGGTGAGTCTCCTGCTCAGAGGACGGGCGGTCTCTTCTGCTGTTCCCGTGCCCCATCCTCATtatcctcctgctgctccagcgAAGTGTGGAGCTTGCTGCTCACAGTGGGGCTCCAAGATGGTCCATTTCTGCTTTACAGGCTCTACCTCATGTTTGAAGAGCAGGTGCTCAACCAGCTTATGATTTTCTTCACCTGCAAGAACATTCTCATTGTCCTGCTGGAGCTGTACCGAATCGTTGTGGTTCAGTGCGAGCAGCAGGTTGGGGCATATGGTTTGGAGAAGTGTGCTGCTCTGGTGATCTGGTCTCGAACTCAGAGGGGTGGGGAGACGGAGGAGCAGGAAGAACAGGGGGACACAGCGAGAGAAGAGTGTTGCAGAGAGCAGGGCAGCCCTACCAACACAGAGAaggggacagagagggaggaagatcAGAGAGGCATCCAG GAAATCAGGAAGGGCAAACTAAAACACATGCCTCAGATCCACGGTGTTTCCAGGTTTACTCACCAACAGCTGTTGTCAGCGATGGGATGCGACGCCAACGTTTACACAATTTATCACATCTTCGACTGA